A single Ammospiza caudacuta isolate bAmmCau1 chromosome 14, bAmmCau1.pri, whole genome shotgun sequence DNA region contains:
- the TBC1D8B gene encoding TBC1 domain family member 8B yields MKTLSVFDSNEDITSFVQGKIRGLIAEEGKYSFVREDDPEKFREGLMKFEKCFGLPEQEKLITYYSCSYWKGRVPCQGWLYLSTNFLSFYSFLLGAEVKLIISWDEISKLEKTSNVILTESIHVCSHGEDHYFSMFLHISETFLLMEQLANYAVRRLFDKETFENDPVLHDPLQITKRGLESYAHSKHFSAFFRLPKEESLKEVHECFLWVPFSHYNTHGKMCISENYICFASQDGSLCSVIIPLREVTGVDKGDPANRGVSISTKGKTAFRFTEVRDFELLVAKLRMKCNATASPQHIISTEVAAGSATDSLKDFGAGQSKMGQRDNSKTVSTEALMTVYHPQDAENLDSKMLKEKMKEQSWNILFAERGHGVSMFRTKKTRDLVVRGIPEALRGELWLLFSGAVNDMASNPGYYTELVEKSLGTCTLATDEIERDLRRSLPEHPAFQSDAGISALRRVLTAYAFRNPQIGYCQAMNILTSVLLLYAKEEEAFWLLVAVCERMLPDYFNRRIIGALVDQAVFEELIRVHLPQLTDHMTDMTFFSSVSLSWFLTLFISVLPIECAVNVVDCFFYDGIKAILQLGLAVLEYNMEKLLTCKDDAEAVTVLNRFFDSVTNKDSPLPPAVQQGSNLSDTKSDHPKVDITDLIRESNERYGDIRYEDVESLRCRNRLYVIQTLEATTKQNVLRVVSQEVKFSPSDLEELYELFKKEHFLSCYWSVNSPVLQHHDASLPYLEQYRVDCQQFRVLCHLLSPWSHCANRDSLALWTFRLMDETSNCLINFKQFACVLDTMYNGSFTDKLKFLFKLHIPPAFTEVESLSPSKGDDLSKEELMHFSQLSVSSVGDSLESGSLKSSPEKGKGKVDIQAYLKQWQDELLKKEENVKDLPRMNQSQFIQFSKTLYNLFHGDPEEELLYRAIAVVTSLLLKMEEVGRRLQSPMSPVTSPVAVTEVAAEVPRERQEESSSEQTEGSRAQSLEGNHEWSFAFEQILASLLNEPVFVRFFEKPHDIKAKIECAKNLQLKARTRV; encoded by the exons ATGAAAACTTTATCAGTGTTTGATTCAAATGAAGACATTACGAGCTTTGTCCAGGGAAAGATAAGA GGTTTGATTGCTGAAGAGGGAAAATATTCTTTTGTAAGAGAAGATGATCCTGAGAAGTTTCGTGAAGGTCTTATGAAGTTTGAGAAGTGCTTTGGGTTACCAGAGCAGGAGAAGTTGATTACCTACTACTCATGCAGTTACTGGAAGGGCAGAGTGCCCTGCCAAGGATGGCTGTACCTTAGTACCAACTTCCTgagcttttattcctttttgcTTGGAGCAGAAG taaaacTTATTATCTCCTGGGATGAAATATCAAAACTTGAGAAAACTTCCAATGTGATTCTGACAGAGAGCATTCATGTGTGCTCCCATGGGGAAGATcattatttttccatgtttttgcACATTAGTGAAACATTCCTGCTCATGGAGCAGCTGGCAAACTATGCAGTTAGGAGACTTTTTGACAAGGAGACATTTGAGAATGATCCAGTCCTTCATGACCCTCTGCAGATCACCAAGAG AGGCTTGGAGAGCTATGCCCACAGTAAGCATTTTAGTGCATTCTTCAGGTTACCTAAAGAAGAGTCCTTGAAGGAAGTTCATGAGTGCTTCTTATGGGTTCCTTTCAGTCATTATAACACCCATGGGAAAATGTGCATTTCAGAAAACTACATCTGCTTTGCTAGCCAGGATGGCAGCCTGTGCAGTGTGATCATTCCATTGAGAGAG GTCACAGGGGTGGATAAAGGAGATCCAGCCAACAGAGGAGTCAGCATTAGTACCAAAGGGAAAACAGCTTTTCGTTTCACAGAGGTGAGAGATTTTGAACTGCTTGTGGCAAAGCTCAGGATGAAATGCAATGCAACTGCAAGTCCACAACACATCATAAGTACTGAG gtTGCAGCTGGTTCTGCCACTGACAGTCTAAAGGATTTTGGTGCAGGACAGTCAAAGATGGGCCAGAGAGATAACAGCAAAACTGTCAGTACAGAAGCCCTTATGACTGTCTACCATCCTCAGGATGCTGAGAACCTGGACTCTAAAATG ttgaaagaaaaaatgaaggagCAGTCATGGAACATCCTGTTTGCAGAACGGGGCCATGGGGTCAGTATGTTTCGTACAAAGAAGACTCGAGACCTGGTTGTGAGAGGCATCCCAGAGGCATTAAGAGGAGAACTCTGGCTGCTCTTCTCAG GTGCTGTAAATGACATGGCATCCAACCCTGGTTATTACACTGAGCTGGTGGAGAAGTCCTTAGGAACGTGCACTTTGGCTACTGATGAAATTGAACGAGATTTACGTCGCTCCTTGCCTGAGCATCCTGCTTTTCAAAGTGATGCAGGAATTTCTGCCCTCAGGAGAGTTCTTACAGCTTATGCATTCAGGAATCCACAAATTGGATATTGTCAG GCAATGAATATTCTGACATCAGTGCTTCTGCTGTATGCTAAAGAGGAGGAAGCATTCTGGCTTTTGGTTGCTGTGTGTGAAAGGATGCTCCCTGATTATTTCAATCGCCGAATCATTG GTGCCTTGGTTGATCAGGCAGTGTTTGAGGAGCTCATCAGGGTTCACCTGCCTCAGCTGACAGACCACATGACGGACATgacttttttctcctcagtCTCTCTCTCCTGGTTCCTTACCCTTTTTATCAGTGTGCTGCCAATTGAATGTGCAGTCAATGTGGTGGACTGTTTCTTCTATGATGGAATAAAGGCAATCTTGCAGCTGGGCCTTGCAGTGCTGGAATACAACATGGAGAAGTTGCTCACTTGTAAGGATGATGCAGAAGCAGTCACTGTTCTCAACAG ATTTTTTGACAGTGTCACTAACAAAGACAGTCCTTTAcctccagctgtgcagcagggctCCAACCTCAGTGATACAAAGAGTGACCATCCAAAAGTGGACATCACTGATCTGATACGGGAGTCAAACGAA AGGTACGGTGACATTCGCTATGAGGACGTGGAGAGCTTGCGCTGCCGGAACCGCCTTTATGTGATCCAGACCTTGGAAGCTACGACGAAGCAGAATGTG CTACGTGTTGTGTCTCAAGAAGTAAAATTCAGTCCTAGTGATCTTGAAGAGCTTTATGAATTATTCAAG AAGGAGCATTTCCTCTCCTGTTACTGGAGTGTAAATagtcctgtgctgcagcaccatGATGCCAGCCTGCCCTACCTTGAGCAGTACCGGGTTGATTGCCAGCAGTTCAGGGTTCTGTGCCACCTCCTGAGCCCCTGGTCCCACTGTGCCAACAGAGACTCCCTGGCTCTCTGGACATTCCGACTGATGGATGAGACTTCCAACTGCCTTATAAACTTCAAACAATTTGCTTGTGTTCTTG ATACGATGTATAATGGAAGCTTCACTGACAAACTCAAGTTTCTTTTTAAGTTGCACATCCCTCCAG CTTTTACTGAAGTAGAATCTCTAAGCCCTTCCAAAGGGGATGATCTTTCAAAGGAAGAACTGATGCACTTCAGCCAGCTCAGTG TTTCATCTGTTGGTGATAGCCTTGAAAGTGGTTCTTTGAAGAGCAgcccagaaaaag GCAAGGGGAAGGTTGACATTCAGGCATATCTGAAGCAATGGCAAGATGAACttcttaaaaaagaagaaaatgtcaaGGATTTGCCAAGAATGAATCAG TCTCAGTTCATCCAGTTCTCAAAAACTCTCTACAATCTGTTCCATGGGGATCCTGAGGAGGAGCTCCTGTACCGCGCCATCGCGGTGGTGACCAGCCTCCTGCTGAAAATGGAAGAAGTTGGCAGAAGGCTGCAGAGTCCCATGTCACCTGTCACAAGTCCAGTTGCTGTTACAGAAGTGGCTGCTGAAGTGCCcagagagaggcaggaggaaagcagctctgagcagacTGAAGGCAGTAGAGCACAGAGTTTGGAAGGGAACCATGAATGGTCTTTTGCCTTTGAACAGATTCTGGCATCCTTATTAAATGAGCCAGTCTTTGTGAGATTTTTTGAAAAACCTCATGACATAAAAGCTAAAATAGAGTGTGCTAAAAATTTACAACTTAAAGCAAGAACCAGAGTGTAA